A DNA window from Streptomyces bacillaris contains the following coding sequences:
- a CDS encoding bifunctional adenosylcobinamide kinase/adenosylcobinamide-phosphate guanylyltransferase translates to MELTLLGTGAPEGLPRPSCPCAVCARAHGPWARAATALLVDDALLLDLTPGAVFAAARAGHSLSAVRQVLLTHPHDGPAVELPPTLPPAGRVPDGQVLTLISGHRVRAVPMDAPGTGYEVGSPDGERLLYLPPGAAPAGLDGRAERPYDLVVCDVVGRPDAVARLRAVGAVGPTTEVIAVHLDHDAPPGAALDRLLAAAGARAVPDGTTLAVGEYPVVPDVPRRVLVTGGARSGKSLEAERRLETFPEVVYVATGGRRGGDPEWAARVALHRERRPGAWRTEETCELVGLLAAEGPPLLIDCLSLWLTDAMDRVDAWEDVRWREGGETALRARVAELVAAVRGTRRQVVLVTNEVGSGVVPATPAGRRFRDELGRLNAAVAAECEEVLLVVAGQAVVVRG, encoded by the coding sequence GTGGAACTGACTCTGCTCGGCACCGGAGCCCCCGAAGGGCTGCCCCGCCCCTCCTGCCCCTGCGCGGTCTGCGCCCGGGCCCACGGCCCGTGGGCGCGGGCCGCGACCGCCCTGCTGGTCGACGACGCGCTGCTGCTCGACCTGACCCCGGGGGCGGTCTTCGCGGCCGCCCGCGCGGGGCACTCGCTGAGCGCGGTACGCCAGGTGCTGCTGACCCATCCGCACGACGGGCCCGCCGTCGAACTGCCGCCCACCCTGCCGCCGGCCGGGCGGGTGCCGGACGGCCAGGTGCTGACGCTGATCAGCGGGCACCGGGTGCGGGCGGTGCCGATGGACGCGCCGGGGACCGGTTACGAGGTCGGCTCACCGGACGGTGAACGGCTGCTGTACCTGCCGCCCGGGGCCGCGCCCGCCGGTCTCGATGGGCGGGCGGAGCGCCCGTACGACCTGGTGGTCTGCGATGTGGTGGGGCGCCCCGACGCCGTGGCGCGGCTGCGGGCGGTGGGCGCGGTCGGGCCGACCACCGAGGTGATCGCGGTCCATCTGGACCACGACGCCCCGCCGGGTGCGGCGCTGGACCGGCTCCTCGCGGCGGCCGGGGCACGGGCGGTGCCGGACGGGACGACGCTGGCGGTGGGCGAGTATCCGGTGGTGCCGGACGTGCCGCGCCGGGTGCTGGTGACGGGGGGCGCCCGGTCGGGGAAGTCGCTGGAGGCGGAGCGGCGCTTGGAGACGTTCCCCGAGGTGGTGTACGTGGCGACCGGCGGGCGGCGCGGCGGGGACCCGGAGTGGGCGGCCCGGGTGGCGCTGCACCGGGAGCGCAGGCCGGGCGCGTGGCGGACCGAGGAGACCTGCGAGCTGGTGGGGCTGCTGGCGGCGGAGGGGCCGCCGCTGCTGATCGACTGCCTGTCGCTCTGGCTGACCGACGCGATGGACCGGGTGGACGCCTGGGAGGACGTGCGGTGGCGGGAGGGCGGTGAGACCGCTCTGCGGGCGCGGGTCGCGGAACTGGTGGCCGCGGTGCGTGGGACCCGCCGTCAGGTGGTGCTGGTGACCAACGAGGTGGGTTCGGGCGTGGTCCCGGCGACCCCTGCGGGGCGGCGGTTCCGGGACGAGCTGGGGCGGCTGAACGCGGCGGTGGCGGCCGAGTGCGAGGAAGTGCTGCTGGTGGTGGCGGGGCAGGCGGTGGTGGTGCGGGGGTGA
- the sucB gene encoding 2-oxoglutarate dehydrogenase, E2 component, dihydrolipoamide succinyltransferase, with product MSVSVTLPALGESVTEGTVTRWLKAEGERVEADEPLLEVSTDKVDTEIPAPASGVLTSIKVAEDETVEVGAELAVIDDGSGAPAEAAAPAAEPASTPAPQAEEAPTAPSTETEAPAQAPTAEATTGGSSAEGTDVTLPALGESVTEGTVTRWLKEVGEEVAEDEPLLEVSTDKVDTEIPAPVAGVLLEIVVGEDETAEVGAKLAVIGAPGAAPAAAPAQPAAPAQEAPKAEAPKAEAPKAEAPKQEAPAAPAPAPAAPAPAPVQAPAAPAAPAPAPAQPAPVAPAPAAPAAPSGDDGAYVTPLVRKLASENNVDLASVKGTGVGGRIRKQDVVAAAEAAKAAAAAPAPAAAPAAAAKAPKLEASPLRGQTVKMTRMRKVIGDNMMKALHSQAQLTSVVEVDITKLMKLRNQAKAAFAAREGVKLSPMPFFVKAAAQALKAHPVINARINEDEGTITYFDSENIGIAVDAEKGLMTPVIKGAGDLNIAGISKKTAELAGKARGGGLTPDDMSGATFTISNTGSRGALFDTVIVPPNQAAILGIGATVRRPVVIDHPDLGETIAVRDMTYLSLSYDHRLVDGADAARYLTSVKAILEAGEFEVELGL from the coding sequence ATGTCGGTTTCCGTAACCCTTCCGGCGCTCGGCGAGAGCGTCACCGAGGGCACTGTCACCCGTTGGCTGAAGGCCGAGGGCGAGCGCGTCGAGGCCGACGAGCCGTTGCTCGAGGTCTCGACCGACAAGGTCGACACCGAGATCCCGGCCCCCGCGTCCGGTGTTCTGACCTCCATCAAGGTCGCCGAGGACGAGACCGTCGAGGTCGGCGCCGAGCTGGCCGTCATCGACGACGGCTCCGGCGCTCCGGCCGAGGCCGCGGCTCCGGCCGCCGAGCCCGCCTCGACCCCGGCCCCGCAGGCCGAGGAGGCGCCCACCGCCCCGTCGACCGAGACCGAGGCTCCGGCCCAGGCCCCCACCGCCGAGGCGACCACGGGCGGTTCGTCCGCCGAGGGCACCGACGTCACCCTCCCGGCGCTCGGCGAGAGCGTCACCGAGGGCACCGTCACCCGCTGGCTGAAGGAGGTCGGCGAGGAGGTCGCGGAGGACGAGCCGCTGCTCGAGGTCTCCACGGACAAGGTCGACACCGAGATCCCCGCCCCGGTCGCCGGTGTGCTGCTGGAGATCGTGGTCGGTGAGGACGAGACCGCCGAGGTCGGCGCCAAGCTCGCCGTCATCGGTGCTCCGGGCGCGGCCCCGGCCGCCGCTCCGGCGCAGCCCGCCGCCCCGGCCCAGGAGGCCCCGAAGGCGGAGGCCCCCAAGGCGGAGGCCCCCAAGGCCGAGGCGCCGAAGCAGGAGGCCCCCGCGGCTCCCGCCCCGGCTCCGGCGGCGCCCGCTCCGGCTCCGGTCCAGGCCCCGGCGGCCCCCGCCGCTCCGGCCCCGGCTCCGGCGCAGCCCGCCCCCGTCGCCCCGGCACCGGCCGCCCCGGCCGCGCCCTCCGGTGACGACGGCGCCTACGTCACGCCGCTGGTCCGCAAGCTCGCGTCCGAGAACAACGTGGACCTGGCCTCGGTCAAGGGCACCGGCGTCGGTGGCCGTATCCGCAAGCAGGACGTCGTCGCCGCCGCGGAGGCCGCCAAGGCCGCCGCCGCTGCCCCGGCGCCCGCCGCCGCTCCGGCCGCCGCCGCCAAGGCGCCGAAGCTGGAGGCCTCCCCGCTGCGCGGTCAGACGGTCAAGATGACCCGCATGCGCAAGGTCATCGGCGACAACATGATGAAGGCGCTGCACTCGCAGGCTCAGCTGACCTCGGTCGTCGAGGTCGACATCACCAAGCTGATGAAGCTGCGCAACCAGGCGAAGGCCGCGTTCGCCGCCCGTGAGGGCGTCAAGCTGTCCCCGATGCCGTTCTTCGTGAAGGCGGCGGCCCAGGCGCTGAAGGCCCACCCGGTCATCAACGCCCGGATCAACGAGGACGAGGGCACCATCACGTACTTCGACTCGGAGAACATCGGCATCGCCGTGGACGCCGAGAAGGGTCTGATGACCCCGGTCATCAAGGGTGCGGGCGACCTGAACATCGCCGGTATCTCCAAGAAGACCGCCGAGCTGGCCGGCAAGGCGCGCGGTGGCGGGCTGACCCCGGACGACATGTCCGGTGCCACCTTCACCATCAGCAACACCGGCTCGCGCGGTGCGCTCTTCGACACCGTCATCGTGCCGCCGAACCAGGCCGCCATCCTGGGCATCGGCGCCACGGTCCGCCGCCCGGTGGTCATCGACCACCCGGACCTCGGCGAGACCATCGCGGTGCGCGACATGACGTACCTCTCGCTCTCCTACGACCACCGTCTGGTGGACGGCGCGGACGCCGCCCGCTACCTGACGTCGGTCAAGGCGATCCTGGAGGCCGGTGAGTTCGAGGTCGAGCTGGGCCTCTGA
- a CDS encoding adenosylcobinamide-GDP ribazoletransferase has product MTSLNGHGLRFAFGTLTVLPVRVTHWDRATARSGMLCAPLAGLVVGLLAAALGALSLLAGSGPLLAAVASVAVPAALTRGLHLDGLADTADGLGSGKPAEDALRIMKQSDIGPFGVITLLLVLLAQVAVLFQLYGEEGWAHGALGAVVAAVAARLALTLASRQGVPAARPEGLGAVVAGTVPVGRAVAVAAVTVALCAAAGAVFGPYGALHHALAVVAALAAAELLLRHCVRRFGGVTGDVFGGVAETAATAALVALALGR; this is encoded by the coding sequence GTGACCTCCCTGAACGGCCATGGCCTGCGTTTCGCCTTCGGCACCCTCACCGTGCTGCCCGTCCGCGTGACCCATTGGGACCGCGCAACCGCCCGGAGCGGCATGCTCTGCGCCCCGCTCGCCGGGCTCGTCGTCGGACTGCTCGCCGCCGCGCTCGGCGCGCTGTCGCTGCTGGCCGGGTCGGGGCCGCTGCTCGCCGCGGTCGCCTCCGTCGCGGTGCCCGCCGCGCTCACCCGGGGGCTGCACCTGGACGGCCTCGCGGACACGGCGGACGGACTGGGCAGCGGGAAGCCGGCCGAGGACGCGCTGCGGATCATGAAGCAGTCCGACATTGGGCCGTTCGGTGTCATCACCCTGCTCCTGGTCCTGCTGGCCCAGGTCGCGGTCCTCTTCCAGCTGTACGGGGAGGAGGGCTGGGCGCACGGCGCGCTCGGGGCCGTCGTGGCGGCCGTCGCCGCCCGGCTGGCGCTCACCCTGGCGTCCCGTCAGGGGGTCCCGGCGGCCCGGCCGGAGGGGCTCGGCGCGGTGGTGGCGGGCACGGTCCCGGTGGGGCGGGCGGTGGCCGTGGCGGCGGTGACGGTGGCCCTGTGCGCGGCGGCGGGCGCGGTGTTCGGCCCGTACGGGGCACTGCACCACGCCCTCGCGGTGGTGGCCGCCCTGGCCGCCGCCGAACTCCTGTTGCGCCACTGCGTGCGGCGGTTCGGCGGGGTGACCGGGGACGTGTTCGGCGGGGTGGCGGAGACGGCGGCGACAGCGGCCCTGGTGGCGCTGGCACTCGGGCGCTGA
- the lpdA gene encoding dihydrolipoyl dehydrogenase, with amino-acid sequence MANDASTVFDLVILGGGSGGYAAALRGAQLGLDVALIEKGKVGGTCLHNGCIPTKALLHAGEIADQARESAQFGVKATFEGIDMEAVNKYKDDVISGLYKGLQGLVASRKVHYIEGEGKLSSPTSVDVNGQRIQGRHVLLATGSVPKSLPGLEIDGNRIISSDHALKLDRVPKSAIVLGGGVIGVEFASAWKSFGTEVTIVEGLKHLVPVEDENSSKLLERAFRKRGIKFNLGTFFEKAEYTQDGVRVTLADGKTFEAEILLVAIGRGPVSQGLGYEEQGVAMDRGYVLVDEYMQTNVPTISAVGDLVPTLQLAHVGFAEGILVAERLAGLKTVPIDYDGVPRVTYCHPEVASVGITEAKAKEIYGADKVVALKYNLAGNGKSKILKTAGEIKLVQVKDGAVVGVHMVGDRMGEQVGEAQLIYNWEALPAEVAQLIHAHPTQNEAMGEAHLALAGKPLHAHD; translated from the coding sequence GTGGCGAACGACGCCAGCACCGTTTTCGACCTAGTGATCCTCGGCGGTGGCAGTGGCGGTTACGCCGCGGCCCTGCGCGGAGCGCAGCTGGGCCTGGACGTCGCCCTGATCGAGAAGGGCAAGGTCGGCGGCACCTGCCTGCACAACGGCTGCATCCCCACGAAGGCGCTGCTGCACGCGGGCGAGATCGCGGACCAGGCCCGCGAGTCGGCCCAGTTCGGCGTGAAGGCCACCTTCGAGGGCATCGACATGGAGGCCGTCAACAAGTACAAGGACGATGTGATCTCGGGCCTGTACAAGGGTCTGCAGGGTCTCGTCGCCTCCCGCAAGGTCCACTACATCGAGGGTGAGGGCAAGCTCTCCTCCCCCACCTCGGTGGACGTGAACGGCCAGCGCATCCAGGGCCGCCACGTGCTGCTGGCGACCGGCTCCGTGCCGAAGTCGCTGCCGGGCCTGGAGATCGACGGCAACCGGATCATCTCCTCGGACCACGCGCTGAAGCTGGACCGCGTCCCGAAGTCGGCCATCGTGCTCGGCGGCGGCGTCATCGGCGTCGAGTTCGCCTCGGCGTGGAAGTCCTTCGGCACCGAGGTCACGATCGTCGAGGGCCTGAAGCACCTCGTCCCGGTCGAGGACGAGAACAGCTCGAAGCTTCTTGAGCGCGCGTTCCGCAAGCGCGGCATCAAGTTCAACCTCGGTACGTTCTTCGAGAAGGCCGAGTACACGCAGGACGGCGTCCGCGTGACCCTGGCCGACGGCAAGACCTTCGAGGCGGAGATCCTCCTCGTCGCGATCGGCCGCGGCCCGGTCTCGCAGGGCCTGGGCTACGAGGAGCAGGGCGTCGCGATGGACCGCGGCTATGTCCTGGTCGACGAGTACATGCAGACCAACGTGCCGACCATCTCGGCCGTGGGCGACCTCGTCCCGACCCTCCAGCTGGCCCACGTCGGCTTCGCCGAGGGCATCCTCGTGGCGGAGCGGCTGGCCGGCCTCAAGACCGTCCCGATCGACTACGACGGCGTGCCCCGGGTGACGTACTGCCACCCCGAGGTCGCCTCCGTCGGCATCACCGAGGCCAAGGCCAAGGAGATCTACGGTGCGGACAAGGTCGTCGCCCTCAAGTACAACCTCGCGGGCAACGGCAAGAGCAAGATCCTGAAGACCGCGGGCGAGATCAAGCTCGTCCAGGTCAAGGACGGTGCCGTGGTCGGCGTCCACATGGTGGGCGACCGCATGGGCGAGCAGGTCGGCGAAGCCCAGCTGATCTACAACTGGGAGGCGCTGCCCGCCGAGGTCGCCCAGCTCATCCACGCCCACCCGACGCAGAACGAGGCGATGGGCGAGGCGCACCTGGCGCTGGCCGGCAAGCCCCTCCACGCCCACGACTGA
- the cobT gene encoding nicotinate-nucleotide--dimethylbenzimidazole phosphoribosyltransferase yields the protein MNLDDFSDLIERPDGGVRRDAEERRERLSVPPGALGRLDELGEWLSAAQQSVPVKAVEQPRVVLFAADHGVAELDVSGRAAGTTHELVRAALDGASPVAVLARRFAVPLRIVDAGIDCDPELLPESVVRHRVRRGSGRIDIEDALTAEETERAVRLGMAIADEEADSGTDLVALGDLSVGGTTAAATLVAALCGTDASVVTGRGGAGIDDLAWMRKCAAIRDALRRARPVLGDQLELLATVGGADLAAMTGFLLQSAVRRMPVILDGVVGAACALVAQRAAFRAPDWWLAGQVSGEPAQSKALDRMALTPLLDHGVTVGEGTGALLALPLVQAAAALAAELPERTPVTAGEDTEGPSEGQDTDDVKVLDAT from the coding sequence GTGAATCTGGACGACTTCTCCGACCTGATCGAACGCCCCGACGGGGGCGTCCGGCGCGATGCCGAGGAACGGCGGGAGCGGCTGAGCGTCCCGCCGGGGGCGCTGGGCCGGCTCGACGAGCTGGGCGAGTGGCTGAGCGCCGCGCAGCAGTCCGTACCGGTCAAGGCCGTCGAGCAGCCGCGCGTGGTCCTCTTCGCCGCCGACCACGGGGTGGCGGAGCTGGACGTCTCCGGGCGGGCCGCGGGCACCACCCATGAGCTGGTCCGGGCGGCCCTGGACGGGGCGAGCCCGGTGGCGGTGCTGGCCCGGCGCTTCGCGGTGCCGCTGCGCATCGTGGACGCGGGGATCGACTGCGACCCGGAGCTGCTGCCCGAGTCCGTCGTACGGCACCGGGTGCGGCGGGGGTCCGGGCGCATCGACATCGAGGACGCGCTCACCGCCGAGGAGACCGAGCGGGCCGTCCGCCTGGGCATGGCCATCGCCGACGAGGAGGCCGACTCCGGAACCGATCTGGTGGCGCTCGGGGACCTGAGCGTGGGCGGGACCACGGCCGCCGCGACGCTGGTCGCCGCGCTCTGCGGCACCGACGCGTCGGTGGTGACCGGGCGCGGTGGTGCGGGTATCGACGATCTGGCCTGGATGCGCAAGTGCGCCGCGATCCGGGACGCGCTGCGGCGGGCCCGGCCGGTCCTCGGTGACCAGCTGGAGCTGCTGGCCACGGTGGGCGGGGCGGATCTGGCCGCGATGACGGGGTTCCTGCTCCAGTCGGCGGTGCGGCGGATGCCGGTGATCCTGGACGGGGTCGTCGGGGCGGCCTGTGCGCTGGTGGCGCAGCGGGCGGCGTTCCGGGCGCCGGACTGGTGGCTGGCCGGGCAGGTCAGCGGGGAGCCCGCGCAGTCGAAGGCGCTGGACCGGATGGCGCTGACCCCGCTGCTGGACCACGGGGTGACGGTGGGCGAGGGCACGGGGGCGCTGCTGGCCCTGCCGCTGGTGCAGGCGGCGGCCGCGCTCGCCGCCGAGCTGCCGGAGCGTACGCCGGTGACGGCCGGGGAGGACACCGAAGGGCCCTCCGAGGGCCAGGACACGGACGACGTGAAGGTGCTCGACGCGACCTGA
- a CDS encoding phosphatidylglycerol lysyltransferase domain-containing protein, protein MGEVRSAEEAARRSTVRSRRSAAFAIWYLRVVSFINFLSAVWVTLGQDLRRHDTENYFTPYLLTAGFSSGVIALFLAVTMRRRKRAAWIVNMVLGGLVLLALILAFFFAEIRQHAQNWVSLALTAAFVVALVLGRREFYAKGDRSNPKLAALVAVVGLLVTSLIATALVTVTNTAHDDYRSTFLDRWRYGALRLISVAADDSRFPGITTPGWVNVVINILSTLLLIAVVYAAFRSRRAVDPLSPEDEAKLRALLDKHGDRDSLGYFSLRREKSAVWSPTGKAAVVYRVVGGVSLASGDPIGDPEAWPGAIDPWLAEAREHGWIPAVMGASEEAGTVYARHGLDALELGDEAIVETAEFTLDGRAMRGVRQAYNRVKRAGYEVTIRRHADIPEAEMAELVRRADEWRDGATERGFSMALGRLGDPADGQCVMLECRNAGEGDEGEGDEKGELRALLSFVPWGPHGLSLDLMRRDREAENGLTEFMVIQLLQRSGEIGITQVSLNFAMFRSVFERGSRLGAGPVLRLWRALLSFFSRWWQIESLYRANAKYRPIWEPRFMLFEKSADLARISIAAGRAEGFLEAPGLPKWLHRARLGAQR, encoded by the coding sequence ATGGGAGAGGTTCGATCGGCCGAAGAGGCAGCCCGGCGCAGTACCGTCCGGTCCCGGCGCAGTGCGGCGTTCGCCATCTGGTACCTGCGCGTCGTCTCGTTCATCAATTTCCTGAGCGCCGTGTGGGTCACGCTCGGCCAGGACCTGCGCCGCCACGACACCGAGAACTACTTCACGCCGTATCTGCTCACCGCCGGGTTCTCCTCCGGGGTCATCGCCCTGTTCCTGGCGGTCACGATGCGGCGGCGGAAGCGGGCCGCCTGGATCGTGAACATGGTCCTGGGCGGGCTGGTGCTCCTGGCCCTGATCCTCGCGTTCTTCTTCGCGGAGATCCGGCAGCACGCCCAGAACTGGGTCTCGCTGGCGCTGACGGCCGCCTTCGTCGTGGCGCTGGTGCTGGGGCGGCGGGAGTTCTACGCCAAGGGCGACCGCTCCAACCCGAAGCTCGCCGCCCTGGTCGCCGTCGTGGGGCTGCTCGTCACCTCGCTGATCGCGACGGCCCTGGTCACCGTCACCAACACCGCCCACGACGACTACCGCTCGACCTTCCTGGACCGCTGGCGCTACGGGGCGCTGCGGCTGATCTCGGTGGCCGCCGACGACTCGCGCTTCCCCGGGATCACCACCCCCGGCTGGGTCAACGTGGTCATCAACATCCTCTCGACGCTGCTGCTGATCGCCGTCGTCTACGCCGCGTTCCGCTCCCGCCGGGCCGTCGACCCGCTCTCCCCCGAGGACGAGGCGAAGCTGCGCGCCCTGCTGGACAAGCACGGCGACCGGGACTCGCTCGGCTACTTCTCGCTGCGCCGGGAGAAGAGCGCCGTGTGGTCCCCGACCGGGAAGGCCGCCGTGGTCTACCGGGTGGTCGGCGGGGTCTCGCTGGCCTCCGGCGACCCGATCGGCGACCCCGAGGCCTGGCCCGGCGCGATCGACCCGTGGCTCGCGGAGGCCCGGGAGCACGGCTGGATCCCGGCCGTGATGGGCGCGAGCGAGGAGGCGGGCACGGTCTACGCCCGGCACGGACTGGACGCCCTGGAACTGGGTGACGAGGCGATCGTGGAGACGGCCGAGTTCACGCTCGACGGACGGGCCATGCGCGGGGTGCGCCAGGCCTACAACCGGGTCAAGCGGGCCGGTTACGAGGTGACCATCCGACGCCACGCGGACATCCCCGAGGCCGAGATGGCCGAGCTGGTCCGGCGCGCCGACGAGTGGCGCGACGGGGCCACCGAACGCGGCTTCTCCATGGCGCTCGGCCGGCTCGGGGACCCGGCGGACGGGCAGTGCGTGATGCTGGAGTGCCGGAACGCGGGCGAAGGGGACGAGGGCGAGGGAGACGAGAAGGGCGAACTGCGGGCGCTCCTCAGCTTCGTCCCCTGGGGTCCCCACGGTCTCTCCCTGGACCTGATGCGCCGGGACCGCGAGGCGGAGAACGGCCTCACGGAGTTCATGGTGATCCAGCTCCTCCAGCGCTCCGGCGAGATCGGGATCACTCAGGTCTCGCTCAACTTCGCCATGTTCCGCTCCGTCTTCGAGAGGGGATCGCGGCTCGGCGCGGGACCGGTGCTGAGGCTGTGGCGTGCGCTGCTGAGCTTCTTCTCGCGCTGGTGGCAGATCGAGTCGCTCTACCGGGCCAACGCCAAGTACCGACCGATCTGGGAGCCGCGTTTCATGTTGTTCGAGAAGAGCGCCGATCTGGCGCGCATCTCCATCGCGGCGGGCCGCGCCGAAGGGTTCCTGGAGGCGCCGGGGCTGCCCAAGTGGCTGCACCGCGCGCGTCTCGGCGCCCAGAGATGA
- a CDS encoding leucyl aminopeptidase, whose protein sequence is MTALTLSTAGAATLRADALVVGVAKGVGSKSGNLVLAPGAEAVDKAFDGKLASVLATLGAVGAEGELTKLPAPSGLKVPVVVAVGLGPVPDKEDAYDAEALRRAAGTAARALAGSKKAGFALPAASVEDAAAVAEGALLGSYAFTAYQGGENKLAPKDAKAKDSGPKLPLAEIALVGAKPRDKAYKAAVERALALAEEINRARDLINTPPNDLYPESFAAVATAAGKEHGIKVQVLDEKALVKGGFGGLLGVGQGSTHGPRLVKLAYTHPKAEKTLALVGKGITYDSGGISLKPAGHNETMKCDMSGAAAVFAAVVAAARLGLKVNVTGWLALAENMPSGNATRPGDVLRMYSGKTVEVLNTDAEGRLVLADALTRASEEKPDAIVDVATLTGAMVLALGNRTFGIMANDDAFRTSIHEIAEEVGEASWPMPLPADLRKGMDSPTADIANMGERMGGGLVAGLFLKEFVGEGIAWAHLDIAGPAFHEGAPYGYTPKGGTGSAVRTLVRLAERTADGDLG, encoded by the coding sequence GTGACTGCTCTCACTCTCAGCACTGCCGGTGCGGCGACGCTGCGCGCCGACGCACTCGTCGTCGGCGTCGCGAAGGGCGTCGGCTCCAAGTCGGGGAACCTGGTCCTCGCGCCGGGCGCCGAGGCCGTGGACAAGGCGTTCGACGGAAAGCTCGCCTCCGTTCTCGCGACCCTGGGGGCCGTGGGAGCCGAGGGCGAACTGACCAAGCTGCCCGCGCCGTCCGGCCTCAAGGTCCCGGTCGTCGTCGCGGTCGGGCTCGGCCCGGTCCCGGACAAGGAGGACGCGTACGACGCCGAGGCGCTGCGCCGTGCCGCGGGCACCGCCGCCCGTGCGCTGGCCGGTTCCAAGAAGGCCGGCTTCGCGCTGCCCGCCGCCTCCGTCGAGGACGCCGCGGCCGTCGCGGAGGGCGCCCTGCTCGGCTCGTACGCCTTCACCGCCTACCAGGGCGGCGAGAACAAGCTCGCCCCCAAGGACGCCAAGGCCAAGGACAGCGGCCCGAAGCTCCCGCTCGCCGAGATCGCCCTCGTCGGCGCCAAGCCGCGCGACAAGGCGTACAAGGCGGCCGTCGAGCGCGCCCTCGCCCTGGCCGAGGAGATCAACCGCGCCCGCGACCTGATCAACACCCCGCCGAACGACCTGTACCCCGAGTCCTTCGCCGCCGTGGCCACCGCCGCGGGCAAGGAGCACGGCATCAAGGTGCAGGTGCTCGACGAGAAGGCCCTCGTCAAGGGCGGCTTCGGCGGTCTCCTGGGCGTCGGCCAGGGCTCCACCCACGGCCCGCGCCTGGTGAAGCTGGCCTACACCCACCCCAAGGCGGAGAAGACCCTCGCCCTCGTCGGCAAGGGCATCACCTACGACTCGGGCGGCATCTCGCTCAAGCCGGCCGGCCACAACGAGACGATGAAGTGCGACATGAGCGGTGCCGCCGCCGTGTTCGCCGCCGTCGTCGCGGCCGCCCGCCTGGGGCTGAAGGTCAACGTCACCGGCTGGCTGGCGCTGGCCGAGAACATGCCCTCCGGCAACGCCACCCGCCCCGGTGACGTGCTGCGCATGTACAGCGGCAAGACCGTCGAGGTCCTCAACACCGACGCCGAGGGCCGGCTCGTCCTGGCCGACGCGCTGACCCGCGCCTCGGAGGAGAAGCCGGACGCGATCGTCGACGTGGCGACCCTGACCGGTGCGATGGTCCTGGCGCTCGGCAACCGCACCTTCGGCATCATGGCCAACGACGACGCCTTCCGTACCTCGATCCACGAGATCGCGGAGGAGGTCGGCGAGGCCTCCTGGCCGATGCCGCTCCCGGCCGACCTGCGCAAGGGCATGGACTCCCCCACCGCCGACATCGCCAACATGGGCGAGCGGATGGGCGGCGGTCTGGTCGCCGGTCTCTTCCTGAAGGAGTTCGTGGGCGAGGGCATCGCCTGGGCCCACCTGGACATCGCGGGCCCGGCCTTCCACGAGGGCGCCCCGTACGGCTACACGCCCAAGGGCGGCACCGGCTCCGCGGTCCGCACCCTGGTCAGGCTGGCCGAGCGCACCGCCGACGGCGACCTGGGCTGA
- a CDS encoding GntR family transcriptional regulator: protein MTPPVVHSLREQIREHIVEGIVSGRWKPGERIVERRIATELEVSQTPVREALRELETLRLIESAPNKGVRVRNLTAADLEESYPVRAGLEQIAAELAAPLLGEDCSALEPHVAALYEADRLADGEAQVRHTVGFHREMVRAAGNAVLLHTWEGLGIEVFTALSIRWLGTVQKSYAEEHQALVDAFLAHDPQIGALVKAHVLGCAPRA from the coding sequence ATGACCCCGCCCGTCGTCCACTCGCTGCGCGAACAGATCCGCGAGCACATCGTGGAGGGGATCGTCAGCGGGCGCTGGAAGCCGGGCGAGCGGATCGTGGAGCGCCGGATCGCCACCGAGCTGGAGGTCAGCCAGACGCCGGTCAGGGAGGCGCTGCGCGAGCTGGAGACGCTGCGGCTGATCGAGTCGGCCCCCAACAAGGGCGTCCGGGTCCGCAATCTCACGGCCGCCGACCTGGAGGAGAGCTATCCGGTACGGGCAGGTCTGGAGCAGATCGCGGCGGAGCTGGCCGCCCCGCTGCTGGGCGAGGACTGCTCGGCGCTGGAGCCGCATGTGGCGGCGCTGTACGAGGCGGACCGGCTGGCCGACGGCGAGGCGCAGGTGCGGCACACGGTGGGCTTCCACCGGGAGATGGTCCGGGCCGCCGGGAACGCGGTGCTGCTGCACACCTGGGAGGGGCTCGGCATCGAGGTGTTCACCGCCCTCTCGATCCGCTGGCTGGGCACGGTCCAGAAGTCGTACGCGGAGGAGCACCAGGCGCTCGTCGACGCGTTCCTCGCCCATGACCCGCAGATCGGCGCGTTGGTGAAGGCCCACGTGCTGGGCTGCGCGCCGCGCGCCTAG